A stretch of Geomonas oryzisoli DNA encodes these proteins:
- a CDS encoding response regulator, with protein MIECDERELWIMGLGERVERGAIACSYLAEGGHRARTAKISELAGCTPRAILLDLSPWSDDGWGVLLALKENPATREIPILPMYLSEIGQVGAVFPVAGFFTLPVDTTYMTRKLKQLGLTDESDDYDLQVMLVTRKGEEQVQHAITKLGFEVVNAYTGKEAVALGTIIHPYMMFCALMLPDQAAFELLERFRLYPQTRNIPFFVLLKGEMKDGERQAMSRSIEHLVRKKWLTRQEFLAYFKKSKE; from the coding sequence ATGATCGAATGTGACGAGCGAGAACTCTGGATCATGGGACTGGGCGAGAGGGTGGAGCGAGGCGCCATCGCATGCAGCTATCTCGCCGAAGGGGGGCACCGCGCCAGGACCGCCAAGATTTCGGAATTGGCAGGTTGCACTCCGAGGGCGATCCTGCTGGACCTCTCCCCCTGGTCCGACGACGGCTGGGGAGTCCTGCTGGCCCTGAAGGAGAACCCGGCGACACGGGAGATCCCGATCCTCCCCATGTACCTGAGTGAGATCGGGCAGGTGGGGGCCGTGTTCCCGGTGGCGGGCTTCTTCACTCTCCCCGTCGACACGACCTATATGACCCGGAAACTGAAGCAACTGGGTCTCACGGACGAGTCGGATGACTACGACCTGCAGGTGATGCTGGTGACCCGCAAGGGCGAGGAGCAGGTGCAGCACGCAATCACCAAACTCGGCTTCGAGGTCGTGAACGCCTATACCGGGAAGGAGGCTGTCGCCCTTGGCACCATCATCCATCCCTACATGATGTTTTGCGCGCTGATGCTCCCGGACCAGGCGGCCTTCGAGCTCCTGGAGCGTTTCCGGCTCTACCCGCAGACGAGGAACATCCCGTTCTTCGTGCTGCTCAAGGGGGAGATGAAAGACGGCGAGCGCCAGGCCATGAGCCGCAGCATCGAGCACCTGGTGCGCAAGAAGTGGCTCACCCGTCAGGAGTTCCTGGCCTACTTCAAGAAGAGCAAAGAGTGA
- a CDS encoding cation diffusion facilitator family transporter, producing MSGSPKKVIWAAMAANLAIAAIKFFAAWRTGSSAILSEGIHSVVDTSDQVLLLYGLHRAALPPDRDFPFGHGKEIYFWSFVVAMLIFSLGAGVSFYEGVHHLLHPAKLVDPKVNYFVIAAAMIFEGISWTISVLEFRKQKKPGLGYLQAIHRGKDPTLFLVLMEDSAALLGLLTALIGIGLSQATGHHFFDGAASLVIGAILAATAVFLARETKGLLIGEAADREAEQVIRGIVQKGQHVERVNEVLTLQMGPEYVLATVALAFADGITADQIEDEVAKLETEIKKSLPTVKKVYIEAEGEKTV from the coding sequence ATGAGCGGCAGCCCGAAGAAAGTCATCTGGGCGGCCATGGCCGCGAACCTCGCCATCGCCGCGATCAAATTCTTCGCCGCCTGGCGCACCGGGAGCTCCGCCATCCTCTCCGAGGGGATCCATTCCGTGGTCGACACCAGCGATCAGGTGCTCCTTCTGTACGGGTTGCACCGGGCGGCGCTCCCGCCGGACCGCGACTTCCCCTTCGGGCACGGCAAGGAGATCTACTTCTGGAGCTTCGTGGTCGCCATGCTCATCTTTTCGCTGGGCGCAGGCGTCTCTTTCTACGAGGGGGTGCACCACCTGCTGCACCCTGCCAAACTGGTCGATCCCAAGGTGAACTACTTCGTCATCGCCGCCGCCATGATCTTCGAGGGTATTTCGTGGACCATATCGGTGCTGGAATTCAGGAAACAGAAGAAGCCCGGGCTCGGTTACCTGCAGGCGATCCACAGGGGGAAGGACCCCACCCTGTTCCTGGTACTGATGGAGGATTCGGCAGCACTGCTGGGCCTTCTTACCGCACTGATAGGTATCGGGCTGAGCCAGGCCACCGGTCATCACTTTTTCGACGGGGCCGCCTCCCTCGTTATCGGCGCCATCCTGGCCGCTACCGCCGTCTTCCTTGCGCGGGAAACCAAGGGGCTGCTCATCGGGGAAGCGGCCGATCGTGAGGCGGAGCAGGTCATCAGGGGGATCGTGCAAAAGGGGCAACACGTGGAACGGGTCAACGAGGTGCTCACGCTGCAGATGGGCCCGGAATACGTCCTGGCCACGGTGGCCCTCGCTTTCGCCGATGGTATCACCGCGGATCAGATCGAGGACGAGGTCGCAAAACTGGAAACGGAGATAAAGAAGAGCCTGCCGACGGTGAAGAAGGTGTACATCGAGGCGGAAGGGGAGAAAACAGTATAG